The DNA segment ATCGGTCGGACACCGGCGGGCCACGGGCTGGTCCTCGGCGCCGGCGGCGCCGCGCGGGCGGCCGTCGTGGCGCTGCTGGAGTCCGGTGCCGACGGTGTCTGTGTGATGGCTCGATCGGGCAGCGGTTTCGAGGCCATGTCCGGCTGGCTTGCCGCAGACGCCATGTCGGGCCGGCGCGTCCGCCTCGTGGACTGGGGCGCGCCGTTGGCCGAGCACGGGATGGCTTCCGGCTTCGTCTGCGTCTCGTGCCTGCCCGGCGGCGTCGACTTGGCTTCCCTGGCGCCCGCCGGCGGCACCCTGCAGCCCGCGCTCTGGCTGGACATGAACTACGCTTCGCGCGCGGTCGCGCCGCCCGGCGTGCCCGCGAACCGGATCCACGACGGTCTTCCGGTATTGCTGGCCCAGGGCGCCCTGTCCTTTTCCTGGTGGTTCGACCGTGACGCGCCCCGCCGCGTCATGGCGGAAGCTCTTGCCGGCGCCTGATTCCCGCCCCGTTTCACATCCTCCCGGATCGCGGGTAGCCGCATGAGCGCTTGGCTTCGAACCGCAGCCCGGGCCCTGCTGGAAGTGGTGCTCCCCGCGCACTGCGTGCGCTGCGACCGGGAAGTGGCTGCCGGTGGAGGCCGGGGCGTAGCCGGCGGTCTGCGCTGGTGCGATACGCCGCCGCTGTGTCGAGCCTGTCGTGAATCTCTGCTGTGTCCGGAGCCGCTGTTCGTGACGCTCGGCAAGGTCGGCTCGACGTTGCCGGCGGCAGCGGGGATGCCCACGAACGCCGGGCTGGTGGAAATCGTGTCGTGCTGGAAGTACCGCGGGTACCGCGGCCTGGCGGTGCCGCTGTCCGCGCTCGTCGATGCCGCCTGGGATATTGCGGAAACCGTGGGCGGTCCCGTGGACATGCTGGTCCCGATGCCGTTGCATCCCCGGCGCCGCCGTGAAAGAGGCTTCAACCAGGCCGAACTGCTGGCCCGCCTGGTCGGCAGGCGCAGGAGCTTGCCCGTGCATGCCGATCTGCTCGTCCGCCGGCGGGCCACCGCCCAGCAGGCCAAGCTGTCGTCGCGGTCCGCGGATCGCGGACGCAACGTCAGCGGTGCCTTCGCGCTCGCTGGGCGAGGCGCGGGGGAGATCGGGCGCGTGGGTCTCGTGGACGACCTGGTGACCAGCGGTGCGACGGCGCTGGCGGCCGCCGCGTGCCTGCGGGAAGGTGGCGTGTCGGTGTCCTGGATCCTCGCCGCCGGAGCCGTTCGGGCGCGCTCGCCCGGGCGGGCTTGACAGGTCTGGCCGGTCTATCTACCATCTCTCTCGCCGCGGGCACCGTTCAGGGCTTGGCAAAGGATACGATCAAGATGAAGAAGCTGGGGCTTGCGCAGATCGATCTGACCGGTCAGCAGGTGTTGATGCGGGTCGACTTCAACGTTCCCCTGGACAAGGACGGGCGCATCACCGACGACACGCGCATCCGCGCGGTCTTGCCGACGGTGCGATACATCCTGGCCGGAGGCGCCAGCCTGGTGCTCGCCAGCCACCTGGGCCGTCCCAAGGGCAAGATCGTCCCCGAGCTGTCCCTGCGCCCCGTCGCGGACCGTCTCGCGGAGCTGGTGGAGGCGCCAGTGCGGTTCGCCGACGATACGGTCGGCCCTTCCGCGCGCGCCGCGGCGGCCAAGCTCGCGCCGGGGGAGATCCTGCTGCTGGAGAACCTCCGCTTCGCAGCCGGGGAGACGGACAACGCCCCTGGTTTCGCCGAGCAACTCGCCAAGCTCGGCACCGTCTACGTGAACGACGCATTCGGCACCGCCCACCGGGCGCACGCTTCGACGGTGGGTGCCAGCTCGTACTTCAGGCGCAGCTGTGCGGGGTTCCTGATGGAGAAGGAGCTGCAGAACATCGGCATGTTGCTACAGAACCCGCCGCAGCCCTTCGTCGCGATTCTCGGTGGCGCGAAGATCAAGGGCAAGGTAGAAGTGATCGAGAACCTCCTCGACAAAGTGGATACGCTGCTGCTCGGCGGAGGCATGATCTTCACCTTCTTCAAGGTCCACGGGCTCGCGGTGGGTGACAGCCTCGTCGACGAGAACAGTCTCGAGGTCGCCCGGAGCATCCTGGCCA comes from the bacterium genome and includes:
- a CDS encoding ComF family protein, with amino-acid sequence MSAWLRTAARALLEVVLPAHCVRCDREVAAGGGRGVAGGLRWCDTPPLCRACRESLLCPEPLFVTLGKVGSTLPAAAGMPTNAGLVEIVSCWKYRGYRGLAVPLSALVDAAWDIAETVGGPVDMLVPMPLHPRRRRERGFNQAELLARLVGRRRSLPVHADLLVRRRATAQQAKLSSRSADRGRNVSGAFALAGRGAGEIGRVGLVDDLVTSGATALAAAACLREGGVSVSWILAAGAVRARSPGRA
- a CDS encoding phosphoglycerate kinase, which translates into the protein MKKLGLAQIDLTGQQVLMRVDFNVPLDKDGRITDDTRIRAVLPTVRYILAGGASLVLASHLGRPKGKIVPELSLRPVADRLAELVEAPVRFADDTVGPSARAAAAKLAPGEILLLENLRFAAGETDNAPGFAEQLAKLGTVYVNDAFGTAHRAHASTVGASSYFRRSCAGFLMEKELQNIGMLLQNPPQPFVAILGGAKIKGKVEVIENLLDKVDTLLLGGGMIFTFFKVHGLAVGDSLVDENSLEVARSILARAENSRAKLLLPEDVVVAKDFSEDSARRTVLVTDIPTGWQGLDIGPRTVAKYGEIIAVAKTVFWNGPLGVFEFPAFAAGTRAIGEAVAAATDAGAHSVIGGGDSVAAINQLGLAERITHISTGGGASLEFMAGRELPGVAALTDS